A single genomic interval of Musa acuminata AAA Group cultivar baxijiao chromosome BXJ3-4, Cavendish_Baxijiao_AAA, whole genome shotgun sequence harbors:
- the LOC135634797 gene encoding uncharacterized protein LOC135634797 codes for MGEDLLTTLSIENRHPSTLLTMDPSGGTVSSSSHEDSDRELFIQHQQVVLSVAPDINLPLSVARSPSQQSWNSDTGDILDVGLGPQIYDAETTRHIPKATAARKCSKRGDSIWGAWFFFSCYFKPMLMEKSKGKVIRHDVFMVQHDMENMYMWVFKERPENALGKMQLRSYMNGHCRPGEPQFPFSVDRGFVRSHKMQRKQYRGLSNPQCVHGIEVVRSPDPKLVREVDRQKWVELTGRGLNFSIPPEASDFESWRNQPSTEIELERRPRPPPPKGTSHTHPENLSSSQSNHCNGDGMDRSSVCSKRRKDFFLPAMDEDRDHVEPSWLNEFTGVMRHAYGPVTAAKTIYEDDDGYLIMISLPFADQQRVKVSWRNSVMHGILKIICISTARTPYIKRHDRTFKLTDPSPEHCPPGEFVREITLPMRIPEDANLEAYYDESGALLEIMVPKHRMGPEEHEVRVCILRPHHR; via the coding sequence ATGGGAGAAGATCTTCTCACCACCTTATCCATTGAGAACCGCCATCCCTCCACCCTCCTCACGATGGATCCTTCAGGTGGCACGGTGTCCTCTTCGTCCCATGAGGATTCGGACCGCGAACTCTTCATCCAGCATCAGCAGGTTGTCCTTTCCGTTGCGCCAGACATCAACCTCCCTCTCTCTGTTGCGCGTTCCCCTTCCCAGCAATCATGGAATTCGGACACTGGTGACATCTTGGATGTTGGTCTTGGTCCACAGATCTATGATGCAGAGACAACCCGCCACATCCCAAAGGCCACCGCTGCCCGCAAGTGCTCCAAGCGAGGGGATAGCATATGGGGAGCGTGGTTCTTCTTTAGCTGCTACTTCAAGCCTATGCTGATGGAGAAATCCAAAGGAAAGGTCATCCGACACGATGTGTTCATGGTGCAGCATGACATGGAGAACATGTACATGTGGGTCTTCAAAGAACGACCGGAGAACGCGCTCGGAAAGATGCAACTGCGGAGCTATATGAACGGGCACTGCCGTCCCGGCGAACCTCAGTTCCCATTCAGTGTCGACAGGGGGTTCGTTCGATCTCATAAGATGCAGCGGAAGCAGTATCGGGGACTGTCGAATCCGCAGTGCGTCCATGGAATCGAGGTCGTCAGATCACCCGATCCGAAGCTTGTTCGTGAGGTGGATCGCCAGAAGTGGGTGGAGCTCACAGGCAGGGGTCTTAATTTCTCGATCCCACCTGAAGCAAGTGATTTCGAGTCATGGAGGAATCAACCCAGCACTGAAATTGAGCTCGAGAGGcggcctcgtcctcctcctccaaaGGGCACTTCACATACCCATCCTGAAAACTTGTCTTCTTCACAGTCAAATCATTGTAATGGTGATGGAATGGACCGTTCTTCTGTCTGCAGCAAACGCAGGAAGGATTTCTTCCTCCCTGCCATGGATGAGGATCGGGATCATGTTGAGCCCTCATGGCTGAATGAATTTACTGGCGTGATGAGGCATGCATATGGGCCCGTGACCGCAGCAAAGACGATCTACGAAGACGACGACGGGTACTTGATAATGATCAGCTTGCCATTTGCCGATCAACAGAGGGTGAAAGTTTCTTGGAGGAACAGTGTGATGCATGGGATACTGAAGATAATTTGTATCAGCACTGCTCGGACGCCATACATAAAGCGGCATGACAGGACCTTCAAGCTGACCGATCCTTCTCCGGAGCATTGCCCTCCGGGGGAGTTTGTAAGGGAAATAACACTACCGATGCGAATCCCGGAAGATGCGAATCTGGAAGCATACTACGACGAGAGTGGTGCATTGCTTGAGATCATGGTTCCGAAACACCGAATGGGACCAGAAGAACATGAAGTCCGTGTGTGCATTCTTCGTCCTCATCACCGGTGA